From a region of the Acinetobacter larvae genome:
- a CDS encoding type I secretion system permease/ATPase, whose amino-acid sequence MSKTFSYQAWLQAILCIAKHYRIEASVEQVRLQLDWTQPQDLNQVVALICRQVGLRYKQNSFHEDLLNPWQLPVIVDFYDGQVGVIDKADQQGKVSILLSGDQGLEQIYDLDQLKTAIRSVFILRPESSIADARVDDYIKPYEASWFWSIVLKDWRRYIDIMFASLLANILALATIIFSMQVYDRVVPSQSIPTLWVLVGGVMIAAIFEFILRIARIYISDIIGKRADLKISDRVFGHALRIKNKERSKSTGTFISQIRELEGVRELVTSTTVSAIADLPFFFMFLAIFWFIGGNLFWVMVLIVPLMIIPAILVQKPLAQLAQEGMRESAIRNAMLVEAVQGIEDIKLLRAEQRFQNQWNHMNEVSAEISMRQRKIAGVLTAWTQKVQSLAFVFVVLAGSFMVMRGDMTTGALVACSILSSRMLAPISQVTAILTRLQQAKVAKTGLDQLMQRNVDQPEHSQLVHKPVLHGDYYLHNVQFKYIDEDPHLNLNISKLKIQAGEKIAILGRNGAGKSTLLQLLAGMQFADKGKVYLEGLDLSRIDPADIRRDMALLNQNAHLFFGSIRDNLTLGAPLATDEDILNALHMTGALDIVHAKQDGLSHVILEGGVGFSGGQRQALLLTRLLLRQPNILLLDEPTAALDEISERQLIEHLKQWLGHRTLVVATHRRAVLELVDRIIVINEGKVVMDGSRDEILNQSAAPQPTQQGAQA is encoded by the coding sequence ATGAGCAAAACATTTTCTTATCAAGCTTGGTTGCAGGCTATATTATGCATCGCGAAACATTATCGGATTGAAGCCTCTGTTGAACAAGTCCGTTTGCAACTCGACTGGACTCAACCGCAAGATCTCAACCAAGTTGTCGCATTAATTTGCCGACAAGTAGGACTTCGTTATAAACAAAATTCATTTCATGAAGACTTATTAAATCCATGGCAACTTCCTGTTATTGTTGATTTTTACGATGGTCAAGTGGGTGTAATCGATAAAGCTGACCAACAAGGAAAAGTGAGTATTTTGCTAAGTGGTGATCAAGGACTTGAGCAGATTTATGATCTAGATCAATTAAAAACTGCAATACGCAGTGTCTTTATTCTGAGACCTGAGAGCTCTATTGCCGATGCTCGCGTTGATGACTATATCAAGCCCTATGAAGCCAGTTGGTTTTGGTCAATCGTACTCAAAGATTGGCGACGTTATATCGATATTATGTTTGCCTCCTTACTGGCCAATATCTTAGCGCTTGCGACGATTATATTTTCTATGCAAGTATACGATCGCGTTGTGCCATCCCAGTCTATTCCCACGCTCTGGGTTTTAGTCGGAGGCGTGATGATCGCAGCGATCTTTGAATTTATACTCAGGATTGCTCGAATTTATATCTCAGACATTATTGGTAAACGCGCAGATTTAAAAATCTCAGATCGGGTCTTTGGACATGCACTCAGAATTAAAAATAAAGAGCGTTCTAAATCAACAGGTACTTTTATTTCACAAATCAGAGAGTTGGAAGGTGTCCGTGAACTGGTAACCTCTACAACCGTCAGTGCTATTGCGGACCTACCCTTTTTCTTTATGTTTCTAGCCATTTTCTGGTTTATCGGCGGCAACCTATTTTGGGTAATGGTCTTGATTGTACCGCTCATGATTATTCCTGCCATTTTAGTACAAAAGCCTTTAGCACAATTGGCGCAAGAAGGCATGCGTGAATCTGCAATTCGCAATGCCATGCTGGTAGAAGCGGTACAAGGCATTGAAGATATTAAGTTACTCCGGGCTGAGCAACGTTTTCAAAATCAGTGGAACCACATGAATGAGGTCTCTGCAGAGATCAGCATGCGGCAACGCAAAATTGCAGGTGTCTTAACCGCATGGACTCAAAAAGTCCAAAGCCTTGCTTTCGTTTTTGTGGTCTTGGCTGGTAGCTTTATGGTGATGCGTGGTGATATGACCACAGGCGCATTGGTAGCATGTTCTATATTATCTTCACGGATGCTCGCACCGATTTCTCAAGTCACTGCAATTTTGACACGATTACAGCAGGCCAAAGTCGCTAAAACAGGTTTGGATCAATTGATGCAACGTAATGTTGATCAACCTGAACACAGTCAACTGGTACATAAACCCGTGCTACATGGCGACTACTATCTCCATAATGTGCAATTTAAATATATAGACGAAGATCCACATCTCAATCTGAATATTAGCAAATTAAAAATTCAAGCTGGTGAAAAAATTGCAATTTTAGGTCGCAATGGTGCTGGTAAGTCGACTTTATTGCAACTCTTAGCAGGTATGCAGTTTGCTGATAAAGGCAAAGTCTATTTAGAAGGATTAGATCTATCACGAATTGATCCTGCGGATATTCGTCGAGATATGGCACTACTCAATCAAAATGCGCATCTGTTTTTTGGCAGTATCCGCGATAACCTTACCCTTGGAGCCCCCTTAGCCACAGATGAAGATATTCTCAATGCCTTACATATGACCGGAGCATTAGACATCGTACATGCCAAACAAGATGGCTTAAGTCATGTGATTTTAGAAGGGGGTGTGGGCTTCTCTGGCGGTCAGCGTCAAGCCTTACTGCTAACGCGTTTATTACTACGTCAGCCAAATATATTACTACTTGATGAGCCCACAGCAGCATTAGATGAAATCTCTGAAAGGCAATTGATTGAACACCTTAAACAGTGGCTAGGACACCGTACTTTAGTGGTTGCCACACACCGCCGCGCGGTATTGGAGTTGGTAGATCGTATTATTGTCATCAATGAAGGCAAAGTGGTTATGGATGGTTCACGTGATGAGATTTTAAATCAATCGGCAGCACCGCAGCCCACTCAACAAGGAGCACAGGCATGA
- a CDS encoding TolC family outer membrane protein has protein sequence MIIFSILDAHASNAEQKTNFYTKVKQGTIDLFSPKSDANFKTVQLQDLSNFQVDQSIINSQPLKVMPPNTTDKLSSISPTSPQYVPITHLNFYDAIKTALLRHPTLSQKIATLAAQNANIDLAKSQYYPQISGGISTGDLTSSQKDEQVLSLTATQMVFDFGKIKSSVDTQKAKLIAEQANVLVNIDDIAQQTSSAIINILRYRKNITIAKQQIDGIQRILAIANLRANAGISSQADPVQAQSYLQSAQSSLLTEQDLLDQYQQRLNTLLGFKSDGMDWNIPEQLVAASELYNEPLFNQIPKLILANAQVDIAKYEKKQTTLSRYPTLSLKGSISKSLHGNLTNSDNDVDHSIMLEASSNFFQGGATSARTRSASFAEQAAKANVNAVYLEVQDQIVMTRESIENKQQQMQVLLARQNSTVQTRELYQEQYKLGTRSVLDLLNAELAIHAADKEYENARFDIYNNIVQYIAATGKSRQAYSLNNISIQGFEVQP, from the coding sequence ATCATTATATTCAGTATATTAGATGCTCATGCGAGTAATGCTGAGCAAAAAACCAACTTTTACACTAAAGTTAAACAAGGCACTATTGATTTATTTAGCCCCAAATCTGATGCAAATTTTAAAACTGTGCAACTGCAGGACTTAAGTAATTTCCAAGTAGATCAATCTATTATAAATTCGCAGCCCTTAAAAGTTATGCCGCCCAATACAACTGACAAGTTATCATCCATCAGCCCTACAAGCCCTCAATATGTTCCTATTACCCACTTAAACTTTTATGATGCGATTAAAACAGCATTATTACGCCACCCAACGCTTAGCCAAAAGATTGCGACTTTAGCTGCACAAAATGCAAACATCGATTTAGCAAAATCACAATATTACCCACAAATTTCTGGTGGCATCAGTACGGGTGATTTGACCTCTAGCCAAAAAGATGAACAAGTCTTATCTCTCACTGCAACACAGATGGTATTTGATTTTGGCAAAATAAAATCAAGCGTTGACACACAAAAGGCGAAGTTAATTGCTGAGCAAGCCAATGTCTTGGTTAATATTGATGACATCGCACAGCAAACCAGTTCTGCCATTATTAATATCTTGCGTTACCGCAAAAACATTACCATCGCCAAACAACAAATTGATGGTATTCAACGCATTCTAGCCATTGCAAATTTACGTGCCAATGCAGGAATCAGTAGCCAAGCAGATCCTGTACAAGCCCAATCATATTTGCAATCTGCACAGTCTTCACTTTTGACAGAACAAGATTTACTCGATCAGTACCAACAACGTTTGAATACTTTACTGGGCTTTAAAAGCGATGGGATGGATTGGAATATTCCCGAACAACTGGTAGCAGCCTCTGAGCTTTATAATGAACCGCTATTTAATCAAATCCCTAAACTGATTTTAGCCAATGCTCAGGTCGATATCGCAAAATATGAAAAAAAACAAACGACATTGAGTAGATATCCAACTTTATCTTTGAAAGGAAGTATTAGTAAGTCTTTGCACGGTAATTTAACCAATAGTGACAATGATGTAGATCACTCAATCATGTTAGAAGCATCCAGTAATTTCTTTCAAGGTGGAGCGACCTCAGCACGTACACGTTCTGCTAGTTTTGCTGAGCAAGCTGCAAAAGCAAATGTCAATGCTGTCTATCTTGAAGTACAGGACCAGATTGTTATGACTAGAGAAAGTATTGAAAACAAACAGCAACAAATGCAAGTACTACTCGCAAGACAAAACTCTACTGTGCAAACACGTGAGCTCTATCAAGAACAATACAAACTGGGTACGCGTAGCGTACTGGACCTACTCAATGCTGAACTAGCAATACATGCAGCAGATAAAGAATATGAAAATGCACGTTTTGATATTTATAACAATATCGTGCAATACATAGCGGCAACAGGAAAATCACGACAAGCCTACTCATTAAATAATATTTCTATACAAGGATTTGAGGTGCAACCATGA
- a CDS encoding recombinase family protein translates to MRTYAYVRKDPGIDGDEVNYISYFYKNGYQIPKQRLIFEEVTVDTSIIYRDKFINLINYGLESGDVLLIKSIDCLGRNFDEIYNMVNKIDQKKIRLVCFDYSKKEIAGDLKIFFLHFLKICLDFEGKFKKINKNYPPNNFVKKVGRPEILNYEQKKEVISKFKKGHSVYSLAKEYSVTRTVINRLLEKASQEFN, encoded by the coding sequence ATGCGTACATATGCTTATGTTAGAAAAGATCCTGGAATAGATGGCGATGAAGTCAATTATATTTCATATTTTTATAAGAATGGGTATCAGATTCCAAAGCAAAGACTGATTTTTGAGGAAGTAACTGTCGATACATCGATTATTTATCGAGATAAGTTTATTAATTTAATTAATTATGGGCTTGAAAGTGGCGATGTCCTATTAATTAAAAGCATAGACTGTTTAGGTCGTAATTTCGATGAGATCTATAATATGGTCAATAAAATTGATCAGAAGAAAATACGTCTAGTTTGCTTTGATTACTCAAAAAAGGAAATTGCAGGGGATCTGAAAATTTTCTTTCTACACTTCTTAAAAATTTGTTTAGATTTTGAAGGTAAGTTTAAAAAAATTAATAAAAATTATCCACCAAATAATTTTGTTAAGAAAGTTGGACGACCTGAAATTTTAAACTATGAGCAGAAGAAAGAAGTCATTAGTAAATTTAAAAAGGGGCATAGTGTCTATTCTTTAGCAAAAGAATATTCGGTAACCCGTACTGTAATTAATAGATTACTTGAAAAAGCATCTCAAGAATTTAATTAG